The genomic interval TTGCCGTGAACCTCCATTACACCTATCTCACCTTCCCTTGCGTACAGGTCTGATAAACGATGCCAGTTGTATTGTTTTGCCATGAAATTTTAATAAAAATACTCGCTCTTATATGGGTAACGTTCCCTGTACAGGTTAATAACTTTATCCAGGATAGTCTGACGCAGTTCATCAATATTCTTGCGCTCTAAAGCGGAGATGAACACACAATTGCCCTGCGTCCTGGTCTCCCAGTTCTCCTTCAGCTGATTCAGGATGTCCTGTTTGATATCTTCAGCCAGCCACTTGTCAAACGTCTGCTGCTCATACAGGTCCATCTTGTTAAAGATCATGATACTGGGTTTGTCAAAGGCCTTCAGATCCTGCAGGGTACGGTTCACCACTTCTACCTGGTCTTCATACTGCGGATGGGATATGTCCACAACATGCAGCAGGATGTCACTTTCTCTTACCTCATCCAGCGTAGATTTAAAGCTCTCCACCAGGTGATGCGGCAATTTGCGGATAAACCCAACGGTATCGCTCAGCAGGAATGCTGTCTGGTCAAACACCACTTTACGTGTAGTAGTGTCCAGCGTAGCGAACAGTTTATTTTCAGCAAATACTTCGCTCTTGCTCAGCAGGTTCATAATGGTACTCTTACCAACATTCGTATAACCTACCAGGGCTACACGAATATATTCCCCGCGGTCCTTACGCTGGGTAAGCGACTGCTTGTCAATCTCTGCAAGACGCTTTCTCAGCAGGGATATCTTATCCTTGATAATACGGCGGTCCGTTTCGATCTCCGTTTCACCCGGACCACGACTACCAATACCACCTCCCTGTCTTTCCAGGTGACTCCACATCCCTTTCAGGCGGGGCAGGATGTACTGATACTGTGCCAGCTCCACCTGTACTTTCGCCTGAGCCGTACGGGCACGGCGGGCAAAGATGTCCAGGATCAGGTCACTACGGTCTATCACCTTCACATTCAGCACCTTCTCTATATTGGCAATCTGGGAGCCTGTCAGCTCATCATCGAATATGACAAGATTGATATTTCTGCCGTTAATAAAGTCCTTAATTTCCTCCAGTTTACCTTTCCCTACAAAAGTAGCTCTGTCCGGATGGGATAGTTTTTGGGTAAAACGCTTCACAGTAGTAGCACCGGCTGTCTCTGCCAGGAACACCAGCTCGTCCAGGTATTCCTGTACCTGGCGCTCAGACTGCTCCTTATGAATCAATCCCACTATAACCGCTCTCTCTTCCTGTTGTACAACTTGTTTCTTCTCAATCAAAGTTTATAATAATTTACTGCAAAGGTATGGAATTAGTCCATAGCCCCATAGGTGGCAGGGTATAGCTGCTAATCGGCCGGTCCTTGTCTTACAACTGACTAAATTGCCTACATTTAAGTCTTCAAACAAGATCTAAACATGCATAAATCACTTTTGTTAACATCACTTTTTATATCAACTATGGCAGCGGCCCAGCAGAAAATGACGCCTGAGCTGCTCTGGCAATTGGGCAGAGTCAGCGGGGAAACGATTACAGCAGATGGTAAAACGGTTATCTATGGCGTTTCGCGATATAATATTGCGGAAAATAAAAGCGAAAAGAACCTCTACGCTATCCCGCTGACGGGAGGCGATGCTAAGCAGATCACTACAGAACCCGGCGCAGAAGGGGATGTCAGCGCTGTAACCGGGCAAAAGATCCGGTATTCCTATAAAGGTCAGCTATGGGAGCTAAATGCCGACGGTACCGGAGCCACCCAGATCACCCACGTTGAAGGCGGACTACAGAATATCCGTATTTCCCCCGACGGGAAACATATCCTGTTCTCCAAAGAAGTGAAGTTGAAAAAAGTGGCCGGCAGCGATTTCTATCCTGATCTGCCTAAATCCAATGTACAGATATACGATAATCTTAACTACCGCCACTGGGATACCTGGGAAGACGGTAACTTCCAGCATGTATTTTATGCCACCTATGACAATGGACAAATTGGTACTCCGGTGGATATTATGGAAGGTGAACTGTACGACAGCCCGCAGATGCCCTTCGGCGGCTCGGAAGATATGATCTGGAGCCCTGACGGCAAAAGCATTATCTACGTTGCCAAAAAGAAATTCGGTAAAGAATATGCTGTCAGCACCAACACTGACATCTTCGAATACAACCTCGAAACCCGTTCCACCAAAAACCTCTCCGAAGGACTGGCCGGCTACGATGTAGCGCCATCTTTCAGTCCTGATGGCAAATATCTGGCCTGGCTGGGCATGGCGAAAGATGGTTTTGAGGCTGATAAAAACGATATCATCATACTGGACCGCACTACGGGTAAACGTACCAATCTTACTAAAGAATGGGACGGTACTGTCGCTTCCATCTACTGGAACAAAGACGGTAAACAACTACTGTTCCTTGCAGTGGTAAAAGGTACAGAACAGCTACTGGAGATCTCGCTTCAGAAAGATATAGCTGCCACCTCCGCTAAAAATATACGCCAGGTAACAGAAGGCGACTTTGACATCAACGGTATAGTCGGGCAGGTGGGGAATACCCTGGTAGTGTCCCGTACCGATATGAACCATGCCGCGGAACTCTTTACTGTGCAATTGCCTAAAGGTACCCTGCAGCCACTCACTGCGGTGAATAAAGAAACCTACGACAAAACAGGCATGTGCAAAGTGGAAAAGCGCTGGATCAAAACTACCGACAACAAGGAGATGCTCGCCTGGGTGATATTCCCACCCGATTTCGATCCTGCTAAAAAATATCCGACCTTATTATACTGCCAGGGAGGTCCGCAATCGGCCCTTTCCCAATTCTATTCCTACCGCTGGAATTTCCAGCTGATGGCCTCACAGGGTTACATTGTTGTAGCGCCTAACCGTCGTGGTATGCCCGGACATGGCGTAGAATGGAATGCTGCCATCAGTAAAGACTGGGGCGGACAACCTATACGCGACTATCTCAGCGCTATTGACGCTGTAAGCCAGGAACCATATGTTGATAAAAACCGCCTTGGTGCAGTAGGCGCCAGCTATGGCGGATACTCCGTATATATGCTGGCTGGCGTACACAATAACCGCTTCAAATCATTCATCGCACACGATGGCCTTTTTGACCTGAAAAGTTGGTATGGTACCACCGAAGAGCTGTGGTTCGCCAACTGGGATATCGGCGCCTACTGGGATGCTGCTAACGCGAAAGTTTACAAGGAATTCAATCCAAGTGAATATGCCAATAAATGGAATACACCAATCCTGATCATCCAGGGGGGAACTGACTTCCGTGTAGGCATTGAACAGGGCTTACAGGCATTCCAGCTGGCGCAGCTCAAAGGGATCAAGAGTAAACTGCTTTACTTCCCCGAGGAAAATCACTGGGTATTAAAGGCACAAAATGCCCTGGTATGGCAAAGAGAATTCTTCCAATGGTTGAAAGAAACACTGTAAAATAATCGTGTACCAGGTAGCAGCAGTTCAGGATTGCCGCTACCTGGTACCTGCTTCATAACTTCATTTATAAATTCCCCAACGTTATGTTCTCCTCTCTCTTGCTGAATGTCCATGAAGGCATTGCCACTATTACACTCAATCGTCCCGATGTTTACAACGCGTTCGATGATCCGCTGAGTTATGAATTACAGGATGCCCTTAAACAGGCAGAAAAAGATACTGCCGTAAGAGTGGTAGTACTAACCGGTGCGGGCAATAAAGCCTTCAGCAGCGGACAGGATCTGAAAGCGGCTTTGAATGGAACTGGCGGCAAACGCGATCTCGGCGAGTCTTTGCGTAAACGCTATAATCCTATCATCAGGGCCATAAGGAATATGCCCAAACCCGTTATCTGTCAGCTGAATGGCATTGCTGCCGGAGCCGGTTGTTCCATCGCCCTGGCCTGCGATATGATCATTGCCAGCGAAACCGCCGCTATGGTGGAAATATTCATCAATATTGCGCTGGTACTGGACTCGGGGTCATCTTATTTCCTGCCGCGCACTGTCGGGTATCACAGGGCATTTGAACTGGCCACCAAAGCCACAAAATTATCCGCCGCAGAAGCGCAGCAGCTGGGCTTTATTAATAAGGTGGTGAAACCGGAAGAACTGGAAGCCACGGTCCAGGCTGAAGCATCTTTTTACGCCAATGCACCTACCAAAGCCATTGCCTTGCTGAAAAAGATGCTGACAAAAGGTATGACCGAAGATCTGGATGCTGTGCTCGAGTATGAGGCATATTGCCAGGAAATTGCCGGCAATACCACCGACAATACCGAGGGGATCCGGGCCTTCCTGGAAAAACGGAAGCCTGCATTTAAAGGTGCTTAAAGCTGATCTCTCATACAATTATTCACTTATTACAGCACCATTACTAACAACAGCACAAACAGCTCTCAAAAAGGAAGGGCGCCCGCAGAAACGGGCGCCCTTCCTTTTTTATATCTTCTCAGCAGATTATAAACCGCTGAGCATAAATCCGAAGGAGTAAGGATTCACATCATAAGTACCATTGTCCTTGAAGATGCCGGTTAAAGCGTAGGTACCATATACCGCGAAGTTGCCATAACCAACCCTTGCAGTACCTGCAAAACGCCATGTATTGAAAAGACGTTTGCTGGCTTCTTTTTCAATCAGTTTTGAACCATTTACATTGCTCACTGAACGGGTATGTGCATTCAGCAGGTTACCTATCTTCAAACCCACACCTACTTTGAAGCCCTTGTTTGCATTCTCAGGCACCTGGCGGTAGCGGAGTTCCAATGGTATTTCCAGGTAAGTAGCTGCCAGCTTGAATTTGCTGTAAGCATCAGTTTTCTGGAAATCAGGAACAGTAGATGCATTTCTAAGGTCCAGGCTCATTTTACTCAAATGATAGTGGTCAGACCCTATTCCCAGACCTGCCGCTAAGCTGAAATTAGTTTTCTGCAAAGGAATATCGTACATAAATGCGATATTAAGCTGACGGTTAAAACCAGTATTAATAGCACCAGCTCCTGTACCAGTCAATCCAACATATCCCAACTGAATCACTAAGAAATCCTTGGAATGTGAAGCTGCTCCCATAGCTGTATTAGCAACTGCATTCTTGGCATCCTGTGCAAAGACTCCGAAAGAAGCCGCCATTAGTCCCAGCGAAAAGAATAATTTCTTCATGTGTAAGTATAAAGTCTTGAAAAAGAATATTAGGCAAATTTAATGGAATAGGAATAAAACAAAGGGTTAAAATATTTATAAAATATTAACGCCCTTCTATATCTCTGTCCGTTCCCTTTCAGCATACCATCTCCTGAACACATCTACTCACTATATAATATGTTAGAACCTATGGAAGAATCCAGTAACCGCCTAAACCCGTACCTAGCAGCGCGCACTGTTCCGCCTACCTGCTTACTTCAGGATCGGGGTGGACTATATGAAAACGGTAAAAGAGACCTGATCTATGCAGACCTTATGGCTTCTCTAATATGGCCTGACCTGTGTACGGCATAAGCATCGCTTTCGGATTACCCAAACTGATCGCTACATTCTTTTCACAGGTACTGTAGCGCTCCTAAATAAGAAGGACGTACCCGCTAGCAGGTACGTCCTTCTCTTTATCAATAAGTCTTATATTAACTGAACAGGTAAAGCACATCTTCTTTGGTCAGCTTCTTCACGAATCCGGAATCATCCGCAATGATCTCCTTCACCAGCGATTTCTTTCGCTCCTGCAATTGCAGGATCTTCTCTTCCACAGTATCCTTACAGATCATACGGTAAGCAAAGATGTTCTTCGTTTGACCAATACGGTGAGTACGGTCAATGGCCTGCTGTTCCACTGCCGGGTTCCACCATGGATCCACAATATATACATAATCAGCCGCTGTCAGGTTAAGACCAACACCACCCGCTTTCAGGGAAATGAGGAATACCCTGCAATCGTCGTTGGACTGGAAATTCTGTATGGCACGTTCACGTTCCGTTGCAGAAGTACTACCGTCGAAATATTCGAACGGTATCTTCATATGCTGCAACTTCTCCCTGATCAGCCCAAGCATGCCCAGGAACTGAGAGAAGATCAGCACTTTATGATTACTGATATTCTCAGACATTTCACGGGTCAGCTCGTGCAATTTCACAGAATGGTTCGGATATTGCTCCGCCTCATTCAGGATAGCAGGAGAGTCGCATATCTGGCGGAGTTTCATCAGACCTTGCAGGATGGTCAGCTGGGAGCGTTCCATACCCTGATCTTCAATTACCCCCAATATTTTCGAACGGTAGGAGTTCCGGTATGCATCGTAAATATGCCGCTGTTCCGCATCCATCTCACAGAAGATCACCGTTTCGATCTTCTCCGGTAGCTCTTTTGCCACCTGCTCTTTCGTGCGGCGCAGAATGAACGGGTAGATCAGTTTACGCAAATGGTCTTTACGCTCCTCATCCTGGAACTTGTCTATCGGCGTGGCAAACTCATTACGGAAAAAGTCTACACTTCCCAGCATTCCCGGATTAAGGAAGTTCATCTGTGCGTAGATGTCAAATGTATTATTCTGCATCGGCGTACCACTCAATGCCAGTTTATTCCTGGTATTCAACAGTTGCGCCGCTTTCGTCACCTTACTCTGCGGATTTTTGATAGCCTGGGATTCATCCAGTACAACGTAGTCCAGGTCCATCTTCATCAGGGTCTGTACATCACTTCTCAGGGTACCGTAGGTAGTGATCAGGATGTCATACTTCAACAGCTCTTCCACCGTTTTCAAACGGGTAGGGCCATGATGAATGTGGTAGGTCATGGTAGGCGTGAACTTCTTGATCTCATTTTCCCAGTTATAGATCAGGGTAGTTGGGCATACCACCAATGCCAGGCATTTACCATCATTCTTATTCTTATAGTGCTGAATGAATGTAAGCGCCTGGATAGTTTTACCAAGACCCATATCATCCGCCAGGATGCCTCCCCATTTCACTTCGTCCAGGTAGTTCAACCACTGAAAGCCACTTTCCTGGTACGGACGCAATGTGGCCCGCAGGTTGTGTGGCAGAGATATATTCCGGATCTCGTCAAACTGCAGCAGCTTACGCCGCTTTTGTTCCAGCTCCAGCAATATTGCATCGTCATCAATGAACTCATATAATTCATCGATCACACTGAAATTGTACTTGCTCAGCTTCAGTGCGCCTTTATCTTTTTCCTCCCCGATCTTAAACAGCAGGGAGTATTTCTTTAACCATTCTTCCGGCAGCAGTCCAAGAGAACCATCTGCCAGCTGCACATAGTTTTGCTTGCCTGCCAGTGCCTGCTTGATATCCCTTATGCTCACCTTCTGATCGCCATAGGTCACCTCAATCTGCGCGTCAAACCAGTCAATGCCAGAGCTGATCTGAAGGTTTGTAACCGGCTTATGAGCGCTGAACTTAAAGTTCTTCAGGTTCTCAAATCCGAATACCCTTACATTCATTTCCTTCAGCGTATCAAAAAACAGGAAGAACCAGTTGTTCTTCAGTGCCTCTTTCGCCTTCAGGAAAAAGTAATTATTGGAATTAGGCTGTGCGAAATTGGTATGCAGCGTACTAAGTTTATCAACGAACTGCTGCTCTGCTTCTTTATTCCGGTGGATGATCAGGACCTTGTTCCCCTCCTGCACCGTTATCTTGCCATCATCATTCCAGTCAACCTCTTGTCCATGATAGGCAAATCCCGGCTGGATAATGAAAGTCTCACCAACTTCACGCAGAAATACCCGGCATTCCGGCAGGATATCGTCCACTTCGGCCAGCAATGAGTTGTCAAACTGTATCTGGTACTGTTTACTTAATGGCAGCAGGTAATCCTGCAGGTAAGTACCCCATTGGTCTGCCGGTATACGGATGCGTCCATTCTCCCGGAACAATTCCACATGTAATGCATCCTGCGCATTTTCAAACAGGTATAGTACATTGTTCTTAAGGAACAATATGGAGCTATCCCATTCATTATCAGATACATTGACCATCTCGCCCTCTATGAGAACATGGCAGGTCACTTCTATCGCATCTGCAGAAGCATGTGTTTTGAAGATAGGTTGCAGCCTGTCGCCCGCCAGGTGGACCGGCTGCAGGTTCTTTGTTTTGAACTGCTGCCGGTTCGGCAACAGGAACAGGAGGCCATGCGCTGCTATCTGCGGGAACAGTTTGGCCAGTTTGGGATGCAGGTATTCCAGCATCAGCTCCTTCGTTTCTGTTGGCAGGGCAGACTCATTATCATCATGGGTGATGTTTTCCCAGATGCCTGCAAAAGGAGAATTCTTGCTCAGAAACTTGCTGACCTCCATCCCCTGAACCTTGCGGACGGGGGTGATCAGGTCACGATCAGCTTCTTTATACTGATAAAAGTCTACGTATTTGGATAGATCCAGTTTATTGACCAGGGAGACAAAACCTGTCTGTTCTTCATTTACTTCACCGCTTACCAGGTCTATCCGGAAGAACGGATACAACTGTTCGTTGGCATTAAACACAACGCCTATGCGCTGGGTAATAGCTGCTGCAACTTCTGGTGGCGGGGGGGGAGTAGGTTGCCTGCTGGTCAGCGCACCGTCAACCCTTTTGATGCTGGGGTCAAGTACCCGCAGAAAAGGTTTTCCCTCCATGTAGGAGAAGGTGAACTTTCCTTCCAGGTTATCGTCCAGCGAATACCCGTATAAGGACAGGAGTTTGTTCTTTTCCTTATCCCAGTTTCGCAATGTGTCAAAATAATAGGGTCCCTGACTGTTCAGCAGGTGCAGGAACAGAGCCGTTTTATGCTTACACACGGCATGTTCTGTTTCATCGCAGGTACAATGCGTATCAAAGAAACGCTCTTCATTCCGTTGAATGATCAGTGGATATTCCTGCCCTTCATATTTAAGGGTCGCTTCTACTTTTTCATCTTTCGCAGAAGTGACCTTGAAGTTCTTTGCAGATTTGGCTATTTTCTCGGCTTCCGCAAATATCTCATTGGAAGTGAGCAGCTTGAGCGATTTCAGGTCTATGAACTTCATTTTCACCAGCGTATGCTGCTGATTATATTGCGTATCATAGCTTTCGAAATGATTTTTGTCCAGCATTTCCTGCAACTGGAACATAGCGGCAGCTTCATGCCTGCAGATATCTCCGAGGTTGTAGGGACACTGACAACGGACAGACATATTGCCCGTTTCATGATATTTATTGATGGAAACGCGATAATAATTTGCATGGGTATCGCTCTTTACCCTGAAAGTGGCTGATTTGAGAATAGGATCGGCTTCTAACAACTCCACACCTCCGGTCGCAAAGATGCGCTTCCCCCTACGGATCACCTCATCGGTTCCGTTATTATATACATATTTCAGTAGCTGGGGCAGCGACATAGTTTCAAATTGCCCGCTTTATAAACCAGCCGGGTTAAAAGCTAAAATATTTAGCAGCTGATGAAAAGGCAATTCACAAAAGTACGCAGAAAAATCCTAAAAAGCTAGAGCATGAGTAGCCTTAGCGCTACAATGTATCACTTCCAGAAACAAACACTTTATAAAAAGAATGCATCTTGCAGCTATTCCGCAGCCACAAGCTCTCCATTTCTAAAAATAGGGAGTACGTTGGCCCCATCAGGTGTGAGACAATACTGAATATCCTTCTCCAGGCCGAATTTTGCCAGGCGCTTATAGTGGGAAGCCTGTTTCATGATCTCCTGGATATTATCTTTCGATACCTGGTATAAGGTCTCTGCAGCAATGGCAGAATCACAGTCCACCGTAAAGTGCTCCCTGATCCGGTTTACCACAGCTCCCGCAAACAGGGTGTCTTCCATGTTAACACGATCTTTCCAGGCGGCACATCCGAGTATGACCGGTTTACCCTGGGCTACCAGGTATTCACATACTGCCGAAAGGTTGGGAAATGATCCGGTAATGATCGCGATGGCGTCTTTAGCCATATGCAACAGCTTGGTACCGTTTGTAGTGGTCAGCACCAATGTCTTGTTCTGTATGAATTCACGGGGATATTCAAATGGCGAGTTCCCATGCAGCAAACCTTCCGCAATCCGTCCGTCCCGTTCACCAGCAGTGATGGCGTTGTCCCCCAACTGTTCTCCGATGCTGATACATTCCGGTACGGAAGCTACAGGTATCACCCTCGCCGCGCCATTATATAATACCGTACATATCGTGGATGTTGCCCTCAACACATCGATGATCACCACAATACTGTTCTTCACATCATACAAGTGTAACAATGCCGGTGATAAACATACTTCTAAAGTCGGTTTCTGCTGTTCCATTGCCATATTTAAAAATCAGGATGAAGCACCCGGAATTGAATATTGGTTTGTTACCTCAATTCCCGATTCCCGGTTCTTCATCCTGATTATCCGTTAATCTAATATCACTCTCCATTTCTCGGTCTCCGCATAATCTTTTATCACCTGGTTCCGCAACATCAGCAGGTTGGTCATATATTTATTCAGGTAAAACCTTTCAAACAATCTTCCCAGCCAGCCATAAGGTGTTCCGAACTCCATGATATCAATTGCCACAGTACCATTACCTATCTCCTTAAAATGATGCTCATGTTTCATATAGGTAAAATCCCCCGCCACCATCTCATCACAGAAATACTCTGTTTTACGCATTTGCGTAATGCGGGTGGTCAGCTGCCTCACCTTACCCAGGTGTTTGGCCTGCCAGGTTACCGTTTCATCCAGCTCTATCAGTCCGTTGGTACGGCCCTTGATCGCTTCTTCGTGCATATGCGCCATACTGCGCTTATGCAGCGTAATGCTCCTGCTCAGGTCAAAGACCCGCTCAAGCGGAGCATGAATTACGGTTGTAATATGAATTGTAGGCATAGAATAGATATGGTTTTTGCAATTATATGCTAACTTAACTTAAGAATGGCACCTTTACAACTCTGGCTTTCAATAATTTGTCCCTTACTGCGATAAATATTTCTGAATCCTGGGCGGCAAATGCAGTGTTTACATATCCCAGGCCAATTGCTTTCTGCAGGGAAGGCGACTGTGTACCGGAGGTTACTTTACCTATTACCTGGCCGGCAGCATCCTTGATCTCATAGTCGTGACGGGGAATACCCTTATCCACCATTTCAAATCCAACCAGCTTCCTGCTCACGCCTGCCGCTTTCTGCTGTTCAAATTTACTGCGGGAAGTGAATTCTTTGGTAAATTTTGTAATCCAGCCCAGGCCGGCTTCCAGTGGGGAAGTGGTATCGTCAATATCGTTTCCATAAAGGCAGAAGCCCATTTCCAGGCGCAGGGTATCCCTCGCACCAAGGCCGATAGGCTTCAGTCCTTTAGGACCCCCTACTTCGAAAATGGCATCCCAGATCTTTTCAGCAGCACCGTCTTTATCT from Chitinophaga filiformis carries:
- the hflX gene encoding GTPase HflX, with the protein product MIEKKQVVQQEERAVIVGLIHKEQSERQVQEYLDELVFLAETAGATTVKRFTQKLSHPDRATFVGKGKLEEIKDFINGRNINLVIFDDELTGSQIANIEKVLNVKVIDRSDLILDIFARRARTAQAKVQVELAQYQYILPRLKGMWSHLERQGGGIGSRGPGETEIETDRRIIKDKISLLRKRLAEIDKQSLTQRKDRGEYIRVALVGYTNVGKSTIMNLLSKSEVFAENKLFATLDTTTRKVVFDQTAFLLSDTVGFIRKLPHHLVESFKSTLDEVRESDILLHVVDISHPQYEDQVEVVNRTLQDLKAFDKPSIMIFNKMDLYEQQTFDKWLAEDIKQDILNQLKENWETRTQGNCVFISALERKNIDELRQTILDKVINLYRERYPYKSEYFY
- a CDS encoding prolyl oligopeptidase family serine peptidase translates to MHKSLLLTSLFISTMAAAQQKMTPELLWQLGRVSGETITADGKTVIYGVSRYNIAENKSEKNLYAIPLTGGDAKQITTEPGAEGDVSAVTGQKIRYSYKGQLWELNADGTGATQITHVEGGLQNIRISPDGKHILFSKEVKLKKVAGSDFYPDLPKSNVQIYDNLNYRHWDTWEDGNFQHVFYATYDNGQIGTPVDIMEGELYDSPQMPFGGSEDMIWSPDGKSIIYVAKKKFGKEYAVSTNTDIFEYNLETRSTKNLSEGLAGYDVAPSFSPDGKYLAWLGMAKDGFEADKNDIIILDRTTGKRTNLTKEWDGTVASIYWNKDGKQLLFLAVVKGTEQLLEISLQKDIAATSAKNIRQVTEGDFDINGIVGQVGNTLVVSRTDMNHAAELFTVQLPKGTLQPLTAVNKETYDKTGMCKVEKRWIKTTDNKEMLAWVIFPPDFDPAKKYPTLLYCQGGPQSALSQFYSYRWNFQLMASQGYIVVAPNRRGMPGHGVEWNAAISKDWGGQPIRDYLSAIDAVSQEPYVDKNRLGAVGASYGGYSVYMLAGVHNNRFKSFIAHDGLFDLKSWYGTTEELWFANWDIGAYWDAANAKVYKEFNPSEYANKWNTPILIIQGGTDFRVGIEQGLQAFQLAQLKGIKSKLLYFPEENHWVLKAQNALVWQREFFQWLKETL
- a CDS encoding enoyl-CoA hydratase-related protein, which translates into the protein MFSSLLLNVHEGIATITLNRPDVYNAFDDPLSYELQDALKQAEKDTAVRVVVLTGAGNKAFSSGQDLKAALNGTGGKRDLGESLRKRYNPIIRAIRNMPKPVICQLNGIAAGAGCSIALACDMIIASETAAMVEIFINIALVLDSGSSYFLPRTVGYHRAFELATKATKLSAAEAQQLGFINKVVKPEELEATVQAEASFYANAPTKAIALLKKMLTKGMTEDLDAVLEYEAYCQEIAGNTTDNTEGIRAFLEKRKPAFKGA
- a CDS encoding outer membrane beta-barrel protein, with amino-acid sequence MKKLFFSLGLMAASFGVFAQDAKNAVANTAMGAASHSKDFLVIQLGYVGLTGTGAGAINTGFNRQLNIAFMYDIPLQKTNFSLAAGLGIGSDHYHLSKMSLDLRNASTVPDFQKTDAYSKFKLAATYLEIPLELRYRQVPENANKGFKVGVGLKIGNLLNAHTRSVSNVNGSKLIEKEASKRLFNTWRFAGTARVGYGNFAVYGTYALTGIFKDNGTYDVNPYSFGFMLSGL
- a CDS encoding DEAD/DEAH box helicase — encoded protein: MSLPQLLKYVYNNGTDEVIRRGKRIFATGGVELLEADPILKSATFRVKSDTHANYYRVSINKYHETGNMSVRCQCPYNLGDICRHEAAAMFQLQEMLDKNHFESYDTQYNQQHTLVKMKFIDLKSLKLLTSNEIFAEAEKIAKSAKNFKVTSAKDEKVEATLKYEGQEYPLIIQRNEERFFDTHCTCDETEHAVCKHKTALFLHLLNSQGPYYFDTLRNWDKEKNKLLSLYGYSLDDNLEGKFTFSYMEGKPFLRVLDPSIKRVDGALTSRQPTPPPPPEVAAAITQRIGVVFNANEQLYPFFRIDLVSGEVNEEQTGFVSLVNKLDLSKYVDFYQYKEADRDLITPVRKVQGMEVSKFLSKNSPFAGIWENITHDDNESALPTETKELMLEYLHPKLAKLFPQIAAHGLLFLLPNRQQFKTKNLQPVHLAGDRLQPIFKTHASADAIEVTCHVLIEGEMVNVSDNEWDSSILFLKNNVLYLFENAQDALHVELFRENGRIRIPADQWGTYLQDYLLPLSKQYQIQFDNSLLAEVDDILPECRVFLREVGETFIIQPGFAYHGQEVDWNDDGKITVQEGNKVLIIHRNKEAEQQFVDKLSTLHTNFAQPNSNNYFFLKAKEALKNNWFFLFFDTLKEMNVRVFGFENLKNFKFSAHKPVTNLQISSGIDWFDAQIEVTYGDQKVSIRDIKQALAGKQNYVQLADGSLGLLPEEWLKKYSLLFKIGEEKDKGALKLSKYNFSVIDELYEFIDDDAILLELEQKRRKLLQFDEIRNISLPHNLRATLRPYQESGFQWLNYLDEVKWGGILADDMGLGKTIQALTFIQHYKNKNDGKCLALVVCPTTLIYNWENEIKKFTPTMTYHIHHGPTRLKTVEELLKYDILITTYGTLRSDVQTLMKMDLDYVVLDESQAIKNPQSKVTKAAQLLNTRNKLALSGTPMQNNTFDIYAQMNFLNPGMLGSVDFFRNEFATPIDKFQDEERKDHLRKLIYPFILRRTKEQVAKELPEKIETVIFCEMDAEQRHIYDAYRNSYRSKILGVIEDQGMERSQLTILQGLMKLRQICDSPAILNEAEQYPNHSVKLHELTREMSENISNHKVLIFSQFLGMLGLIREKLQHMKIPFEYFDGSTSATERERAIQNFQSNDDCRVFLISLKAGGVGLNLTAADYVYIVDPWWNPAVEQQAIDRTHRIGQTKNIFAYRMICKDTVEEKILQLQERKKSLVKEIIADDSGFVKKLTKEDVLYLFS
- a CDS encoding 2-phosphosulfolactate phosphatase; this encodes MEQQKPTLEVCLSPALLHLYDVKNSIVVIIDVLRATSTICTVLYNGAARVIPVASVPECISIGEQLGDNAITAGERDGRIAEGLLHGNSPFEYPREFIQNKTLVLTTTNGTKLLHMAKDAIAIITGSFPNLSAVCEYLVAQGKPVILGCAAWKDRVNMEDTLFAGAVVNRIREHFTVDCDSAIAAETLYQVSKDNIQEIMKQASHYKRLAKFGLEKDIQYCLTPDGANVLPIFRNGELVAAE
- a CDS encoding SRPBCC family protein, whose product is MPTIHITTVIHAPLERVFDLSRSITLHKRSMAHMHEEAIKGRTNGLIELDETVTWQAKHLGKVRQLTTRITQMRKTEYFCDEMVAGDFTYMKHEHHFKEIGNGTVAIDIMEFGTPYGWLGRLFERFYLNKYMTNLLMLRNQVIKDYAETEKWRVILD